The Saprospiraceae bacterium region TGTATTCCTTCAAATACGCGATTACTTTTTTATGCAATGCTTCATTGAATTCGGAAGTTTCCATAGCAAACTGCTCCGATAACTTTTCCTTGCGTTCGATGAGTTCGCGTTCCATACCGGATAATCTTTTTTGCGCATTCTCCATTTCATTGCGGGTCATGTTTTCAGCATTTTTTTGCAATTTCTGAAATTCATTGCGCAGGTTATTTTCTTTAGCCTGCAATTCTTTCATCATCTCTTCCTGTTTCTTTTTAAAATCCGACTCTGATTGTTTAAAAAAATTGAGATTCGGCAGCAGGCTGTCCGATTGAAAGAAAGCAATATCTCCACCCATTCCTGAAGTGTTTTGAGCGTTCGCGCCGGAACCTGTGCTTTTGCCCGATTTGAGTTGCTGATTCTGTACAAAAAGAAAGATCAATCCAAGGATTGAGATCCCATGTAGTACCCAATTTATATTTTTCATAACATCAATGATTTAAGATCGCGAATAACTAACAAACGTTTGTTCGTATTAAAAATCGGCATTTCCCGGAAACCTGGGGAAAGGAATGACATCCCGGATGTTGCCCATCCCGGTCACAAAAAGCACCAGCCTCTCAAAACCCAATCCGAAACCGGCATGTGGACAGGTACCGTAACGACGGGTATCCAGATACCAATACATCTCGTCAGCAGGAATATGCATTTCCTTCATTCTTCTTTCAAGAAATTCCAGTCTTTCTTCCCGCTGTGAACCGCCAACAATTTCGCCAATACCCGGAAAAAGAATGTCCATGGCCGCAACGGTTTTTCCGTCCTCGTTTTGTCGCATGTAAAATGCCTTGATGTCTTTCGGATAATCTGAAAGGATGACGGGTTTCTTAAAATGTTTTTCCACCAGGTATCGTTCGTGTTCAGATTGCAGATCGGCACCCCAATTTTGGATGGGATACTGAAACTTGCCTTTTTTGTTTGGAGCGGATTGTTTCAGTATTTCAATGGCTTCGGTATAAGAAATTCGTTCGAAATTATTTTCCACACAAAATTTCAGTCGTTCGATGAGATTCATCTCACTTCGCTCCTGCTGTGGTTTCTGTTTTTCTTCATCGAGCTCCCGTTGATTTAAAAATTCGAGATCTTCGCTGCAATGCTCCATGACATATCGGATGATGCTTTTTAAAAGAGATTCAGCAAGATCCATATTGTCGTTCAGATCATTGAAGGCTACTTCGGGTTCGATCATCCAGAACTCGGCGAGATGTCTCGGAGTATTTGAATTTTCGGCTCTGAATGTGGGTCCGAAAGTGTAAACCTGACCTAAAGCGGTGGCGGCCAGTTCGGCTTCGAGTTGCCCGGAAACGGTGAGGTGGGTTTTTCTGCCAAAAAAATCTTTGGAATAATTGACAGCACCCTGCTCGTCGAGCGGAACATTCAATGGATTAAGCGTGGTGACCTGAAACATTTCGCCAGCACCTTCTGCGTCGGAGGCAGTGATGACCGGAGAATGCAAATAATAAAAGCCCTGTTTATGGAAAAAGTCGTGGATGGCATATGCCAAGGCATGCCTGATTCTGAAAATCGCACTGAAGGTATTGGTACGGAACCGAAGATGGCCGATTTGCCGTAAAAACTCCATGCTGTGTTTTTTGGGCTGCAGGGGATATACGGACGCATCGCAATCTCCCAGGATTACAATTTCCGCGACCTGCAATTCCCTGGTTTGTCCGGCACCCTGGGAGGCAACCAGTTGACCTTTCGCCTGAATCGCGCTGCCGATAGTTATGCGTTTCAGCAATTCCGGATCTGTTTGTTCGGCATCCAGCACCAACTGAAAATTGGCCAGTCTGGAACCATCGTTCAATGCCACAAAACGGTTGTTGCGAAAGGCTTTAACCCAACCCATGACCAGGATTTCCTGCCCCCGGGCTTCCAAACTAAAAACATCCGAAAGTCTCGTACGCCGCATATCTCTTATTGAGGCGCAAAGATAAGATTTTCAGGCAAAACTGTTTTTTAGTGGGCGGAAGATTTAATTGAAATTAATGATATTACATATTATTAAACAATATAATATTTTAGAAAGCTTCAAAATAAAACTCTAGTTTGTAACAAGTCCAAGGCATGTTCTGAAGTGGGCACAATTCAGACTTGTCCCGCTTTATGGCTTCACAAATCTGAAGACTTGCGTCGGCATGGGAGCCAGCAAGGAAATAACTTTCATCCGGAAGAGCTTAAACTGATTTAAAACGTTCAGCGTTTCGGTATAAGCTTTCCGGTTAAATTTCAGCTTCGCGATTTACCCTTATTTCGTTGAACAGTTGTATCAACAAAGAAACAATCCCTTGAAAAAATTTGTTCTATTTTTATTAATCGAGTTATATGAATCAAAATCAAACCGGTGTTTGGATGGATGGCACCGAAGCATTTATTTTGAATATCAATGAATCCGGAAGGTCTGTAAAACACATCTTATCCGGAATTGAAACGCATGTGCGTTTTAAAGGAGAGGGTAAAGAATATACCCGGGTTGGAAATGTTTACATAGATCCGGAAAAGAAACACGAGAATCGCAGGCAACAGCAGGAAGAAACTTATTTTGAGAAAATAGCCCACGAACTCAGCGATGTCGAGGACTTTATCGTTTTTGGTCCGGCCCAAATGAAAACGCATTTTTCTAAATGGGCGAAGGAGCATCGTGAAATCAGGGAAAAATTGTCTGCTTGCTTAACAATCTCTAAATTGACAGAGAATCAGATGTTCGCGTTTATCCAGGATCATTACACTAAAAACTGATTCGAAATCAAAGGGTTTACATGGATTTCAGTTGCACTCTCAATTCATCCACAAGTTGCGCATTAAGCTGACCGCTGTATTTCATTTTTTCATACGATGCCAACCATCCCAACAGCGCAATACTTTTAGGATCATTGGTCTGTTGCGACAGCAGGTTTTTCACCTGGAAAACAGAGGCCGAACCTGAAGAAATCTGCAAATGCAAAAGCGCTTTAACCATAAACTCTTTCTCCAGAGGATGTTGGTTTGCATCCGGACCCAATGCCGATGATACTGTCTTTTGCCGGGCATTTGTTTTATAGATCCTGTACTTTAAAAATCCAAAAGTGGCCAAAGGAAAGAGGAAAAGTAAATACGCAAAAATATTCTGATGCAGGGGTTTGTATTTCCAATAGAAATCAGGCAATTCCATCAATCCCGGTTCCTTTGACCCCGTTGATGCGATTCCTGTATTTTCTGTCTGGCCCACAATTAAAATTTCAAAGCTGTCTTTGATGGATTGATATTGCTGCTTTTGTGTATCGAAATAAACAAATTCAGGTCTGATGGTAAAAGTACCCGCCATTTTGGGTACCAATAGAAAATCGAAATCCTGGCTTTGTATAATCTCGGGCTCGTCGGTAATCTTGAGCGGATTCCCTTTTTTGACATCGGTGACTTCAAATGCTGAATCGACAACGATCATATTTTCTGTCAGGCCTTTAAAATGGCCATTCCCACGAATCTGGACATGCACATGGATGGCGTCGTTCAAGGAAAACCGGTGTCCGGGCGGATCGGCTTTCATCCCCATTTCTCCAACGGCACCCGAAAAGGAGCTCGATGAATATGCCGGCAATGATAGTACTTCCAGTTCGAGACTGTTGCAACTTACATTTTCTATTTGCTTTCTGAAAAAAGAGGGCATCCCAAATCCAAACGGGTCGTTGTCGCCCCTTACCAGCCGGTACACCACCGGATCGATCGCTATGTTGCCCGATTTGATTGGAAACAAAGCGGTCTTGGAAAGCACTTTGGTCATGTATTCCTGGCCCTTGTACACTTCTCTTTGCACCGGATTATTCAGCATATTGACGGCCATTTCATAAAAAGCATCCAGATTTGGCCGCGAAGCCGCTTCAATGTTTTCGATGGCAACTCGGGTATAGAGTTTATAGGTCAGCTGGCATTGCTCTCCTACAAATACGCTGCTCTTATCCAGACTGGCAACAATAAAAATATCCTGGTTTGATGCCTGGTTCTCATTGGCTTTTACCACTTCAATCCACAATTCACCGGTGCGGTATTCCTGACCCTGAACGCGGATGCTCGCCGGAGGAATTTTGAACTTTCCAACTTTCTGTCCAAGCAATTCATAAACATATCCCTGACTGGAAGATCTCTGTCCATTGACTATGGAAGTATGCATGGATCTCGACGGACCGGCAATGACCTGGAACGGACTGAAATCGGGTGGTTGAAAAGCACTTCCTTCCGCGTTGTAAAGCTTAAACGTGACGCGAAAGCTGGATCCCTGCAACACAGTTTTTGCATCCGTCTCTACGACAAAACCCTGAGACCAAACCGGAGGACTTAATAAAACAAAAAGTAAAATGTAAATGCGCTGCATTAAATTTTAACGGCTTTTCTCTTTTTCTTGGCAGGGGTTTTAACCGGAGCTTCATCCATAAAATATTTGCTTTCTTCCCGGTTCTTCGGATGCTGCCGGATCCCTTCCGGATTGGGCAAAACAATAATCTGAATTTCGGGAGTTTTCAACACGCCATCGTCGGTCTCCAGCTGTGCAGGAAGGATGGTATAAACCCCTTCAAAACCTGCTTCCAGATAATAACTGTAAGA contains the following coding sequences:
- the asnS gene encoding asparagine--tRNA ligase, yielding MRRTRLSDVFSLEARGQEILVMGWVKAFRNNRFVALNDGSRLANFQLVLDAEQTDPELLKRITIGSAIQAKGQLVASQGAGQTRELQVAEIVILGDCDASVYPLQPKKHSMEFLRQIGHLRFRTNTFSAIFRIRHALAYAIHDFFHKQGFYYLHSPVITASDAEGAGEMFQVTTLNPLNVPLDEQGAVNYSKDFFGRKTHLTVSGQLEAELAATALGQVYTFGPTFRAENSNTPRHLAEFWMIEPEVAFNDLNDNMDLAESLLKSIIRYVMEHCSEDLEFLNQRELDEEKQKPQQERSEMNLIERLKFCVENNFERISYTEAIEILKQSAPNKKGKFQYPIQNWGADLQSEHERYLVEKHFKKPVILSDYPKDIKAFYMRQNEDGKTVAAMDILFPGIGEIVGGSQREERLEFLERRMKEMHIPADEMYWYLDTRRYGTCPHAGFGLGFERLVLFVTGMGNIRDVIPFPRFPGNADF
- a CDS encoding protein BatD; its protein translation is MQRIYILLFVLLSPPVWSQGFVVETDAKTVLQGSSFRVTFKLYNAEGSAFQPPDFSPFQVIAGPSRSMHTSIVNGQRSSSQGYVYELLGQKVGKFKIPPASIRVQGQEYRTGELWIEVVKANENQASNQDIFIVASLDKSSVFVGEQCQLTYKLYTRVAIENIEAASRPNLDAFYEMAVNMLNNPVQREVYKGQEYMTKVLSKTALFPIKSGNIAIDPVVYRLVRGDNDPFGFGMPSFFRKQIENVSCNSLELEVLSLPAYSSSSFSGAVGEMGMKADPPGHRFSLNDAIHVHVQIRGNGHFKGLTENMIVVDSAFEVTDVKKGNPLKITDEPEIIQSQDFDFLLVPKMAGTFTIRPEFVYFDTQKQQYQSIKDSFEILIVGQTENTGIASTGSKEPGLMELPDFYWKYKPLHQNIFAYLLFLFPLATFGFLKYRIYKTNARQKTVSSALGPDANQHPLEKEFMVKALLHLQISSGSASVFQVKNLLSQQTNDPKSIALLGWLASYEKMKYSGQLNAQLVDELRVQLKSM
- a CDS encoding OmpH family outer membrane protein yields the protein MKNINWVLHGISILGLIFLFVQNQQLKSGKSTGSGANAQNTSGMGGDIAFFQSDSLLPNLNFFKQSESDFKKKQEEMMKELQAKENNLRNEFQKLQKNAENMTRNEMENAQKRLSGMERELIERKEKLSEQFAMETSEFNEALHKKVIAYLKEYNSDGKYQYIFSVARDGNIFYWDPNKDITQDMIKGLNELYK